Proteins from a genomic interval of Streptomyces fodineus:
- the tmk gene encoding dTMP kinase, protein MTRAEQPTAPTTAPDEALVADSRERAVRSLLRRPQLRRLWSAQLVSGVGDTLALLVLVVLALQAAITQGSFGGGYRGVAFAVATVFAARVLAALLFGAVLLGPLTSLTAQEGPLDRRWTMVGADGVRAALLIVAPLWIDWTPDNALAVLLVTAFVTGVAERLWTVCRQSAAPALLPGPPPEGATVRPLPDHMDALRRLSLRTSFLAVPLAAAALVVAGLLNNLLGTGVAWFDQHHAALGAYVAAGLFAASLSVLTFLELPEVRTPRARSPLEGLRRPRTGTGVDKGRTGAIPLLVPACSAVAGAIAAAVSVCVLHATDLGGGPVLYGLLVLGLTGGVAVGIRTAPALLPSLSRRRLLALAIAFTGIALLAAGLVPDVTTVLLIVTVAGVTAGVAANTGHALLDQETEDYRRARVTEHLHAVVRVFIALGALIAPVVAGLIGRHRMENGRFVFAHGGASFTLMLVGALLLPVAALVLAKVDDRSGIPLRQDLKDALLGGDDPVETPATNGFFIALEGGDGAGKSTQAEALAEWIRAKGHEVVLTREPGATPVGKRLRSILLDVSSAGLSHRAEALLYAADRAEHVDTVVRPALERGAVVVSDRYIDSSVAYQGAGRDLSPTEIARINRWATNGLVPHLTVLLDVSPETARERFTEAPDRLESEPAEFHARVRSGFLTLAAADPGRYLVVDAGQEPEAVTTVIRHRLDTVLPLSEAEIKAQEEARRKAEEEARRKAEEEAARKAEEERLERERQEELARLRAEEEERKRRELEEAQRREAERQAEEARQRAAEAARRAEEERQRLLAEEKARAEEEARRRAEEERRRKQAEEEARLRAEEEARRLEKQRKAEEALLRAEEARRQAAQAAAAADTAARRSSTPLPAPGLAPDAATVPTPVVSPDARGTEETVPTPAVPPGSDETTVLRPVRDDRDARDARDEAGDAGEAAPARDDRAARPAESGSDTEVTAELPQPPVVPGAADETAVLPPVPGAADETAVLPQVPGAADETAVLPPVRGDDPSDRVPPGFFRDERPAAGPDGSEDRTREMPQIGDDGTPRRRPRPDWAEETPLDDLPSLTDELLGSYDERDDGDHDQEQGRRGRGRGRRG, encoded by the coding sequence GCGTGCTTGCCGCGCTGCTGTTCGGCGCGGTCCTCCTCGGTCCGCTGACCTCGCTCACGGCCCAGGAGGGCCCGCTCGACCGCCGCTGGACCATGGTCGGCGCCGACGGCGTGCGCGCCGCGCTGCTGATCGTCGCCCCCCTGTGGATCGACTGGACGCCGGACAACGCGCTGGCCGTCCTGCTGGTCACCGCCTTCGTCACCGGCGTCGCCGAGCGCCTGTGGACGGTGTGCCGGCAGAGCGCCGCCCCGGCCCTGCTGCCCGGCCCGCCCCCGGAGGGCGCCACCGTACGGCCGCTGCCGGACCACATGGACGCGCTGCGCCGCCTCTCGCTGCGCACCAGCTTCCTGGCCGTCCCGCTGGCGGCCGCCGCGCTGGTCGTCGCCGGTCTGCTCAACAACCTGCTGGGCACCGGCGTGGCCTGGTTCGACCAGCACCACGCGGCCCTCGGGGCGTATGTGGCGGCCGGCCTGTTCGCCGCCTCCCTGTCCGTGCTGACCTTCCTGGAGCTGCCCGAGGTGCGCACCCCGCGCGCGCGGTCGCCGCTGGAGGGCCTGCGCCGGCCGCGCACCGGCACCGGCGTCGACAAGGGCCGTACGGGCGCGATCCCGCTGCTGGTCCCGGCCTGCTCCGCGGTCGCCGGAGCCATCGCCGCGGCGGTCTCGGTGTGCGTGCTGCACGCCACCGACCTGGGCGGCGGCCCGGTCCTGTACGGCCTGCTGGTGCTGGGCCTGACCGGCGGCGTCGCCGTCGGCATCCGTACGGCCCCCGCGCTGCTGCCCTCGCTCTCGCGCCGCCGGCTGCTCGCCCTGGCGATCGCCTTCACCGGCATCGCCCTGCTGGCCGCCGGGCTGGTCCCGGACGTGACCACGGTGCTGCTGATCGTCACGGTCGCCGGCGTCACCGCGGGCGTGGCCGCGAACACCGGGCACGCCCTGCTCGACCAGGAGACCGAGGACTACCGCCGGGCCCGCGTCACCGAGCACCTGCACGCGGTCGTCCGGGTCTTCATAGCGCTCGGCGCCCTGATCGCGCCCGTGGTCGCCGGGCTCATCGGCCGGCACCGGATGGAGAACGGCAGGTTCGTCTTCGCGCACGGCGGTGCCTCCTTCACGCTGATGCTGGTCGGCGCCCTGCTGCTGCCGGTGGCGGCCCTGGTGCTCGCCAAGGTCGACGACCGCTCCGGCATCCCGCTGCGCCAGGACCTTAAGGACGCGCTGCTCGGCGGCGACGACCCGGTCGAGACACCGGCGACGAACGGCTTCTTCATCGCCCTGGAGGGCGGCGACGGCGCCGGCAAGTCCACCCAGGCCGAGGCCCTCGCCGAGTGGATCCGCGCCAAGGGCCACGAGGTCGTGCTCACCCGCGAGCCCGGGGCCACCCCGGTCGGCAAGCGGCTGCGCTCGATCCTGCTGGACGTGTCCTCGGCGGGCCTGTCCCACCGTGCGGAGGCGCTGCTGTACGCCGCCGACCGGGCCGAGCACGTCGACACCGTCGTACGCCCCGCCCTGGAGCGCGGCGCGGTGGTCGTCTCCGACCGCTACATCGACTCGTCCGTCGCCTACCAGGGCGCCGGCCGCGATCTGTCCCCGACCGAGATCGCCCGCATCAACCGCTGGGCGACCAACGGCCTGGTCCCGCATCTGACCGTCCTGCTGGACGTCTCCCCGGAGACCGCCCGCGAGCGGTTCACCGAGGCGCCGGACCGGCTGGAGTCGGAGCCGGCGGAGTTCCACGCGCGCGTGCGGTCCGGTTTCCTCACGCTGGCCGCCGCCGACCCCGGGCGCTATCTGGTCGTGGACGCCGGCCAGGAACCCGAGGCCGTCACCACGGTGATCCGGCACCGGCTCGACACCGTGCTGCCCCTGTCCGAGGCCGAGATCAAGGCCCAGGAGGAGGCGCGGAGGAAGGCCGAGGAGGAGGCCCGCCGCAAGGCCGAGGAAGAGGCCGCGCGCAAGGCCGAGGAAGAGCGCCTGGAGCGCGAGCGCCAGGAGGAGCTGGCCCGGCTGCGTGCCGAGGAGGAGGAGCGCAAGCGCCGCGAGCTGGAGGAGGCGCAGCGCCGCGAGGCCGAACGGCAGGCCGAGGAGGCCCGGCAGCGGGCGGCGGAAGCGGCCCGCCGCGCGGAGGAGGAGCGCCAGCGCCTCCTCGCCGAGGAGAAGGCGCGCGCCGAGGAGGAGGCCCGCCGCAGGGCCGAGGAGGAGCGGCGCCGCAAGCAGGCCGAGGAGGAGGCCCGGCTGCGCGCGGAAGAGGAAGCGCGGCGCCTGGAGAAGCAGCGCAAGGCCGAGGAAGCGCTGCTGCGCGCCGAGGAGGCCCGTCGGCAGGCGGCCCAGGCAGCGGCGGCGGCCGACACGGCGGCCCGCCGGTCCAGCACGCCCCTGCCCGCACCGGGCCTGGCACCGGACGCGGCGACGGTTCCCACCCCGGTGGTGTCGCCGGACGCGCGCGGCACCGAGGAGACGGTCCCGACGCCGGCCGTCCCGCCGGGCTCGGACGAGACGACCGTACTGCGTCCCGTGCGCGACGACCGGGACGCACGTGACGCCCGTGACGAGGCCGGGGACGCCGGGGAGGCGGCGCCTGCGCGGGACGACCGTGCGGCACGGCCGGCCGAGTCGGGCTCCGACACCGAGGTGACCGCCGAGCTGCCGCAGCCGCCGGTGGTTCCGGGTGCGGCGGACGAGACGGCGGTGCTTCCGCCGGTTCCGGGGGCGGCCGATGAGACGGCGGTGCTGCCGCAGGTTCCGGGGGCGGCCGACGAGACGGCCGTACTGCCGCCCGTACGGGGTGACGACCCCTCGGACCGGGTGCCGCCCGGCTTCTTCCGGGACGAGCGGCCCGCCGCGGGCCCCGACGGCTCCGAGGACCGTACGCGCGAGATGCCCCAGATCGGCGACGACGGCACGCCTCGCCGCCGGCCGCGGCCCGACTGGGCCGAGGAGACCCCGCTGGACGACCTGCCGTCGCTGACGGACGAGCTGCTGGGCTCGTACGACGAGCGGGACGACGGCGACCACGACCAGGAACAAGGCCGCAGGGGCCGCGGCCGGGGCCGGCGCGGCTGA
- a CDS encoding alpha/beta hydrolase, giving the protein MQTRLSLRRIRSTRTRTTARLTATLLTAAALLVSACSSGSSTTSAGATDAVLAALPRATPSALSSYYAQKLHWRSCGVPGFQCATMKAPLDYANPGAGDVRLAVARKKATGKGKPLGSLLVNPGGPGGSAVGYLESYAGVGYPADVRARYDMVAVDPRGVARSEPVECLDGRQMDVYTQTDLTPDDQKERNALVTADKKFAESCGAHSARLLRHVSTVEAARDMDILRAALGDPKLNYVGASYGTFLGATYAGLFPGRVGRMVLDGAMDPSLNARQMNLDQTAGFETAFQAFAKDCVRHSDCPLGTKGTTPAQVGDHLEAFFRKLDAHPIPAGAADRRKLGEPLATTGVIAAMYDQGSWEQLREALTSAMKKNDGAGLLALSDSYYERDGSGHYTNLMMANAAVNCLDLPPAFTGPEQVQKALPAFEKASPVFGEGLAWAALNCAYWPVKATGEPHRIEARGAAPIVVVGTTRDPATPYRWARSLARQLSSGRLLTYVGDGHTAYGRGSRCIDTTINTYLLRGTSPTAEKRCS; this is encoded by the coding sequence ATGCAGACCAGGCTCTCCCTCCGCCGGATCCGGAGCACCCGCACCCGGACGACGGCCCGCCTCACGGCCACTCTTCTCACGGCCGCCGCCCTGCTCGTGTCCGCCTGCTCCTCCGGGAGCTCGACCACGTCGGCCGGTGCGACGGATGCCGTGCTGGCCGCGCTGCCGCGTGCGACGCCGTCGGCCCTGTCGTCTTACTACGCACAGAAGCTGCACTGGCGCAGCTGCGGTGTGCCCGGCTTCCAGTGCGCGACGATGAAGGCCCCGCTGGACTACGCCAACCCCGGCGCGGGTGACGTCCGGCTCGCCGTCGCCCGCAAGAAGGCGACCGGCAAGGGCAAACCGCTCGGTTCGCTGCTGGTCAACCCGGGCGGTCCGGGCGGCTCGGCGGTCGGCTACCTCGAGAGCTATGCGGGTGTCGGCTACCCCGCCGATGTCCGCGCCCGCTACGACATGGTCGCGGTGGACCCACGGGGCGTGGCCCGCAGCGAGCCCGTCGAATGCCTCGACGGCCGCCAGATGGACGTATACACGCAGACGGACCTGACGCCCGACGACCAGAAGGAGCGGAACGCGCTGGTCACAGCGGACAAGAAGTTCGCGGAGAGCTGCGGGGCGCACTCGGCGCGGCTGCTGCGGCACGTCTCCACGGTCGAGGCGGCCCGGGACATGGACATCCTGCGGGCGGCGCTGGGTGATCCGAAACTGAACTACGTGGGGGCGTCGTACGGCACGTTCCTCGGGGCGACGTACGCCGGGCTGTTCCCCGGCCGGGTCGGCCGGATGGTCCTGGACGGCGCGATGGACCCCTCCCTGAACGCACGGCAGATGAACCTGGACCAGACGGCCGGCTTCGAGACGGCGTTCCAGGCCTTCGCGAAGGACTGCGTACGGCACTCCGACTGCCCGCTCGGCACCAAGGGCACGACCCCCGCGCAGGTCGGCGACCATCTCGAGGCGTTCTTCCGGAAGCTGGACGCGCACCCGATCCCCGCGGGCGCCGCGGACCGCCGCAAGCTGGGCGAGCCGCTGGCCACGACCGGGGTCATCGCGGCGATGTACGACCAGGGCAGCTGGGAGCAGCTGCGCGAGGCGCTGACCTCGGCGATGAAGAAGAACGACGGCGCGGGCCTGCTCGCGCTCTCCGACAGCTACTACGAACGTGACGGAAGCGGCCACTACACCAACCTCATGATGGCCAACGCCGCCGTGAACTGCCTGGACCTGCCGCCGGCCTTCACCGGCCCCGAGCAGGTCCAGAAGGCGCTGCCCGCCTTCGAGAAGGCGTCCCCGGTCTTCGGCGAAGGCCTGGCCTGGGCCGCGCTGAACTGCGCGTACTGGCCGGTGAAGGCCACGGGCGAGCCGCACCGCATCGAGGCGAGGGGGGCGGCACCGATCGTGGTGGTCGGCACCACCCGGGACCCGGCGACCCCCTACCGCTGGGCCCGGTCCCTGGCCCGCCAGCTCTCCTCCGGCCGCCTCCTGACCTACGTCGGTGACGGCCACACCGCCTACGGCCGTGGCAGCAGGTGCATCGACACGACGATCAACACCTACCTGCTCCGCGGCACCTCGCCGACCGCGGAGAAGCGCTGCTCATAA
- a CDS encoding DNA polymerase III subunit delta' yields the protein MTVWDDLVGQEKVSAVLDAAARDADALVTAVAADEPLPEASKMTHAWLFTGPPGAGRNQTARAFAAALQCVSPDRALGGTPGCGFCDGCHTALLGTHADVTTVAAVGSEILVRDMRDTVRKSFTSPANGRWQIILVEDAERLNEKSANAVLKAVEEPAPRTVWLLCAPSVEDVLPTIRSRCRHLNLRTPSVDAVADMLVRRDGIEPEVAAAAARATQGHVDRARRLATDPAARERRAAVLKLPLRLDEVGACLKAAQQLVDAAAEDAKQLAEEMDGKESEEMKAALGAAQGGRLPRGTAGVMKDLEDMQKRRRTRTQRDSLDVALGDLTAFYRDVLALQLGSRVAIANADAEDALERLARGSVPESTLRRIEAIAACREALDRNVAPLLAVEAMTMALRAG from the coding sequence ATGACCGTATGGGACGACCTCGTCGGGCAGGAGAAGGTGAGCGCGGTGCTCGACGCGGCCGCGCGGGACGCCGACGCCCTCGTCACGGCCGTCGCGGCCGACGAGCCGCTGCCCGAGGCCTCGAAGATGACGCACGCCTGGCTGTTCACGGGCCCGCCCGGAGCGGGCCGGAACCAGACGGCCAGGGCCTTCGCCGCCGCCCTGCAGTGCGTGAGCCCCGACCGCGCACTCGGCGGAACCCCCGGCTGCGGCTTCTGCGACGGCTGCCACACCGCCCTGCTCGGCACCCACGCGGACGTCACCACGGTCGCCGCCGTCGGCTCCGAGATCCTGGTGAGGGACATGCGGGATACGGTCCGCAAGTCGTTCACCTCCCCGGCGAACGGCCGCTGGCAGATCATCCTGGTCGAAGATGCCGAGCGGCTGAACGAGAAGTCGGCGAACGCCGTCCTCAAGGCCGTCGAGGAGCCCGCCCCCCGCACGGTCTGGCTGCTGTGCGCCCCCTCCGTCGAGGACGTCCTGCCCACGATCCGCTCCCGCTGCCGCCACCTGAACCTGCGCACACCCTCCGTGGACGCGGTCGCCGACATGCTCGTCCGGCGCGACGGCATCGAACCCGAGGTCGCGGCGGCGGCGGCCCGCGCCACCCAGGGACATGTCGACCGGGCCCGCCGCCTGGCCACCGACCCCGCGGCCCGCGAGCGCCGCGCCGCCGTGCTCAAGCTGCCGCTGCGCCTCGACGAGGTCGGCGCCTGCCTCAAGGCCGCCCAGCAACTGGTCGACGCCGCCGCCGAGGACGCCAAGCAACTCGCCGAGGAGATGGACGGCAAGGAGTCCGAGGAGATGAAGGCGGCGCTGGGCGCGGCCCAGGGCGGCCGGCTGCCGCGCGGCACGGCGGGCGTGATGAAGGACCTGGAGGACATGCAGAAGCGCCGCAGAACCCGCACGCAGCGCGACAGCCTCGACGTCGCCCTCGGCGACCTCACCGCCTTCTACCGCGACGTCCTCGCCCTCCAGCTCGGCTCCCGCGTGGCGATCGCCAACGCCGACGCCGAGGACGCCCTGGAGCGGCTGGCGCGCGGCAGCGTCCCGGAGTCCACGCTCCGCCGCATCGAGGCGATCGCCGCGTGCCGCGAGGCCCTCGACCGCAACGTGGCCCCGCTGCTGGCAGTGGAGGCGATGACGATGGCACTGCGGGCGGGCTGA